The Chitinophaga lutea genome contains the following window.
TTCACCACCAAAACCGGTGAAACTTCCGTACACGTGCGGGAACTGACCGTGCTTGCCAAGGCGCTGCGCCCGCTGCCCGTGGTGAAGGAAAAAGAAGGTGAAACCTTCGACGCCGTGACCGATCCCGAATTCAAATACCGCCAGCGGTATGCAGACCTCGTGATCAACCCCGACGTAAAAGAAGTGTTCATCAAACGTACCCGTCTGATGCAGACGATGCGTGATTTTTATAACGGCATGGGTTATCTCGAAGTGGAAACTCCCATCCTGCAGGCTATTCCCGGTGGCGCGACGGCCCGCCCTTTCATCACCCATCACAATGCGCTGGACATACCGTTGTACCTGCGCATCGCCAACGAACTGTACCTGAAAAGGCTGATCGTAGGCGGGTTTGAAGGTGTATATGAGTTCGCGAAAGACTTCCGGAACGAAGGCATGGACCGCACCCACAACCCCGAGTTTACGGTGATGGAGATGTACGCCGCGTATAAGGATTACGACTGGATGATGCGCACCACCGAAACCCTGCTGGAAAAAGTGGCCGTCAACGTAAACGGTAGCACGGACGTACAGGCCGGCGAGCAGGTCATCAGCTTCAAAGCCCCCTACCGCCGCGTATCGATGTACGACGCCATTAAAGAGCACACCGGCATCGACATCACCGGTATGGACGAAGCCCAGCTCCGCGACGTGTGCAAACAGCTGCACATCCCCGTGGAAGCCAGCTCCGGCAAAGGCAAACTGATCGACGAGATTTTCGGTGAAAAATGCGAGCACCATTATGTGCAGCCCACTTTCATCATCGACTACCCCGTTGAAATGAGCCCCCTCACCAAAAAACACCGCAGCAAAGAAGGGCTGGTGGAGCGTTTTGAACTGATCGTAAACGGCAAGGAAATCGCCAACGCCTACTCCGAGCTGAACGATCCCATCGACCAGCGCGCGCGTTTTGAAGAGCAGGTACAGTTGATGGAGCGTGGGGACGATGAGGCGATGTACATCGACTACGATTTTCTCCGTGCCCTGGAATATGGCATGCCGCCTACTTCCGGTATCGGGATCGGCATCGACCGCCTTACCATGCTGATGACGAACCAGCCCTCCATTCAGGACGTGCTGTTTTTCCCGCAGATGCGCCCCGAAAAAACCGGCGGCGAAGCATAAACGAAGCGTTTTATTCCGCATACAGGCTGTTCCGTTACCCGGGGCAGCCTTTTTTTATTTGAACTCCTTCCCCGTTCCCGCTGTTATAAACAGAAACTGCCCATGCGATTCAACATCCCTACACAGGCAGCCGTGGTGCTGTACGCCCTCATGTGGGCCGCCTTTGGCGTCAATCATCTTGTGAATGCGAAGGAAATGGTGGCCATCGTGCCCGTTCCCGGCGGCGCCGTCTGGATATATTTAACGGGCGTGGCGATGCTGCTGGCCGCAGCCGCCATTATTTTCAACATACAGGCCCGGCTGGCGGGGTACCTGCTGGCCATCATGCTGTTGGTGTTCATTTTTTCGATACATGTGCCGCAACTGATCAAGGGCAATTTTATGGCCCCGGTGAGCATACTGAAAGACCTGGGACTGATGGCCGGGGCGATCATCGTCGCCAACATCCGGCCTATGCACAAACAAGGCAGTAACTGAGTTACTGCCCTGTTTGATTTTCGACCATATCCTATGAAAACCACTGCTAAAGTAGCCGGTTTTTTATTCCCGCCGTTGCACCACTTCCTGCCCTGCGGCTTTCGCCGCATAACAGGCTATTTTCCGCCTGTAACCGGTACCGCCGGTATATTTCATTGCCATAATTCATATTTGATCTTTATTTTCGTCACCTCGAATCTGCAATCAACCTGAATAAAAATTATGAGAAGCATGTATAAACCGATGCCAGCCTGGCTTACCGGAATTGCGTTACTGGTAGCCATCCCAGCCATTTCACAGGAAAAAAAGGAACTCACTTTCGACCAGATATTCACCCGTCCGGTCAACATCACCGAGCCCCTCCCGGCGGTACGAGGTTGGGCGGACAAGGACCATTTTATTGAAACCCGCGCCGGTAAGGCATTGACGGTGGATGTAAAAACCGGGCAGACGGCCGACTATACCCCGCCGCCGGCTACCGGCAGAACGGTGAGCGTCCGCGGGAACGACGTTTATGTACAGGAGCCCAATGGCGGCGCGGAGATCCGCCTCACCAGCGACAGCGCCATCGAAAAGAACGCCACCCTGTCGCCCGACGAAAAGTACGTGGCTTTCACCCGGAACAACGACCTCTATGCCGTGGAAGTGGCCACCAAAAAGGAAATCCGGTATACCACCGACGGTTCCG
Protein-coding sequences here:
- the lysS gene encoding lysine--tRNA ligase is translated as MSVNTQQQLSEQEIIRREKLQELQNLGIDPYPAPEYPVNAYSTDIKAGYSEATKDQYQDVCLAGRIMQTRDMGKANFAVLQDSKGRIQLYIKRDDICPGEDKSLYDTVWKKLTDIGDFIGVKGYVFTTKTGETSVHVRELTVLAKALRPLPVVKEKEGETFDAVTDPEFKYRQRYADLVINPDVKEVFIKRTRLMQTMRDFYNGMGYLEVETPILQAIPGGATARPFITHHNALDIPLYLRIANELYLKRLIVGGFEGVYEFAKDFRNEGMDRTHNPEFTVMEMYAAYKDYDWMMRTTETLLEKVAVNVNGSTDVQAGEQVISFKAPYRRVSMYDAIKEHTGIDITGMDEAQLRDVCKQLHIPVEASSGKGKLIDEIFGEKCEHHYVQPTFIIDYPVEMSPLTKKHRSKEGLVERFELIVNGKEIANAYSELNDPIDQRARFEEQVQLMERGDDEAMYIDYDFLRALEYGMPPTSGIGIGIDRLTMLMTNQPSIQDVLFFPQMRPEKTGGEA
- a CDS encoding DoxX family protein, with amino-acid sequence MRFNIPTQAAVVLYALMWAAFGVNHLVNAKEMVAIVPVPGGAVWIYLTGVAMLLAAAAIIFNIQARLAGYLLAIMLLVFIFSIHVPQLIKGNFMAPVSILKDLGLMAGAIIVANIRPMHKQGSN